A stretch of the Poseidonibacter parvus genome encodes the following:
- the secF gene encoding protein translocase subunit SecF has protein sequence MEIFKSNKIYNFMGSRLPFLGLSSLLVIASIVLLFTKGLNFGIDFEGGTIVQAKYEQKAPINDIRNILKDTKYNNASITEFGSPDEVVIRITGSSSNIANDIGDEMHQILKPTGDFEIRRVDIVGPKVGGELREKGIMALALSLIVILAYVSFRFEWRFAVASILALAHDIIIAMGAISLFSIEVNLDILAAILTILGYSLNDTIIVFDRIREGVQTSKESILEKVVNESVSKTLSRTTLTSLTTFFVVVTLYLFGGEIINGFAFTMLVGVIVGTYSSIFIAASFLVQLKFSIDDFRTKEANKLKRQKEKDKMRAMYEQGTM, from the coding sequence ATGGAAATTTTTAAATCAAATAAAATTTATAATTTTATGGGAAGTAGATTACCTTTCTTAGGTTTATCTTCTTTATTAGTTATTGCTTCAATTGTTTTATTGTTTACAAAAGGTCTTAATTTTGGTATTGATTTTGAAGGAGGAACTATTGTTCAAGCTAAATATGAACAAAAAGCTCCAATAAATGATATTAGAAATATTTTAAAAGATACAAAATACAATAATGCTTCAATTACTGAATTTGGAAGCCCTGATGAAGTTGTAATTAGAATTACAGGTTCATCTTCAAATATTGCAAATGATATTGGTGATGAAATGCACCAAATATTAAAACCAACTGGTGATTTTGAAATCAGAAGAGTTGATATTGTAGGACCAAAAGTAGGTGGTGAATTAAGAGAAAAAGGTATCATGGCTTTAGCTTTATCTTTAATTGTAATTTTAGCTTATGTATCATTCAGATTTGAATGGCGTTTTGCAGTTGCTTCTATTTTAGCACTTGCTCATGATATTATAATTGCAATGGGTGCTATTAGTTTATTTAGCATTGAAGTTAATCTTGATATTTTAGCTGCGATCTTAACAATTTTAGGATACTCTCTTAATGATACTATTATTGTATTTGATAGAATTAGAGAAGGTGTTCAAACTTCAAAAGAGTCTATTTTAGAAAAAGTTGTAAATGAATCTGTAAGTAAAACTTTATCAAGAACTACTCTTACTTCATTAACAACATTCTTTGTTGTTGTAACGCTTTATTTATTCGGTGGTGAGATTATTAATGGATTTGCCTTTACAATGCTTGTAGGAGTTATTGTAGGTACTTATTCATCTATATTTATTGCAGCATCTTTTTTAGTTCAATTAAAATTCTCAATTGATGATTTTAGAACTAAAGAAGCAAATAAATTAAAAAGACAAAAAGAAAAGGATAAAATGAGAGCTATGTACGAACAAGGTACTATGTAA
- a CDS encoding DUF6394 family protein — protein sequence MDWGKVTYIFFSLMSLTTTAGFLYEQNEIALFIAAGVNVISTVLKLGVKNLLAAELLASSLVADLHLIPAFMVLTFMNDISLAISLAIGAVVANIFSIALALIESAKSQDKEEF from the coding sequence ATGGATTGGGGTAAAGTAACATATATATTTTTCTCACTAATGTCTCTTACAACTACAGCTGGGTTTTTATATGAACAAAATGAAATAGCATTATTCATAGCAGCAGGTGTAAATGTAATATCAACAGTTTTAAAACTTGGTGTTAAAAACTTATTAGCAGCAGAATTACTAGCAAGTTCATTAGTAGCAGATTTACATCTAATTCCAGCATTTATGGTATTAACTTTTATGAATGATATATCTTTAGCAATTTCATTAGCTATTGGTGCAGTTGTTGCAAATATTTTCTCAATAGCCTTAGCATTAATAGAAAGCGCAAAAAGTCAAGACAAGGAAGAATTTTAA
- the leuS gene encoding leucine--tRNA ligase, giving the protein MEYSAKAIEDKWQKFWSENKSFEPEDDKSKEKKYILSMFPYPSGRIHMGHVRNYCLGDAFARHFRKSDFNVLHPIGWDSFGMPAENAAIKHKSHPKKWTYENIDYMKDELKGLGLSFSETREFATSDELYTKWEQEFIIKMYEEELLYRKSTTVNWCEPCHTVLANEQVEEGCCWRCDTPVEQKEMPGYYIGITKYAQELLDDLDGLKDTWPSQVLTMQENWIGRSEGLEFKFELSIDAKNKLNRSFSKYLVFTTRPDTIYGISYSALAPEHPIVKYILEHKLLPEKKLQAIKDMQKVSERDRATQNKAGVSLEIDVMHPLTGETIPVWVANFVLASYGGGAVMAVPAHDQRDFEFAKQYDLPIKQVIVGSDGLIENQTEAYVFEGELINSESFTGLKNTKAKKAITYHFEQNSLGIKKVNFKLRDWGISRQRYWGAPIPFVHCDSCGLVPEKSENLPIALPEDVEITGEGNPLDTHPTWKYTSCPKCGKDATRETDTLDTFVQSSWYFLRYATNPKKWNEEGISKEDSDYWMDVDQYIGGIEHAILHLLYARFFTKALNSLGYTNSKEPFKKLLTQGMVLKDGAKMSKSKGNVVDPDLIVKNYGADTARLFMMFAAPPTKELEWNDSAVEGAFRFIKKFFERASNVTQVGVDGFKNINHNDLSKDEKNARKKVYEALQKSNEVFNKTYTFNTLIASSMEALNALSSQKNELVWTEGYYILSNILEPIIPHACWEISNSLFKKENFNNTLEVKEEVFQMDSINLAVTINGKKRCEIEVEPNASKEDILALAKENSQKWIEGKEIIKEIVVPNKLVNLVIKG; this is encoded by the coding sequence ATGGAATACAGTGCAAAAGCAATTGAAGATAAATGGCAAAAATTTTGGAGCGAAAATAAATCTTTCGAACCAGAAGATGATAAAAGTAAAGAAAAAAAATATATCTTAAGTATGTTTCCCTACCCAAGTGGACGGATTCACATGGGGCATGTTAGAAACTACTGTTTAGGTGATGCTTTTGCTAGACACTTTAGAAAATCTGATTTTAACGTTTTACATCCAATTGGTTGGGATAGTTTTGGAATGCCAGCTGAAAATGCAGCAATAAAACATAAGTCACATCCTAAAAAATGGACTTATGAAAATATTGATTATATGAAAGATGAGTTAAAAGGTTTAGGTTTATCTTTCTCTGAAACTAGAGAGTTTGCTACTTCTGATGAGTTATATACAAAATGGGAACAAGAATTCATCATAAAAATGTATGAAGAAGAGTTATTATATAGAAAATCTACAACAGTTAATTGGTGTGAACCTTGTCATACAGTTTTAGCAAATGAACAAGTAGAAGAAGGATGTTGTTGGAGATGTGACACACCTGTTGAGCAAAAAGAAATGCCAGGATATTATATTGGTATTACAAAATATGCACAAGAATTACTTGATGATTTAGATGGACTAAAAGACACATGGCCTTCACAAGTTTTAACAATGCAAGAAAATTGGATTGGGAGAAGTGAAGGTTTAGAGTTTAAATTTGAATTATCTATTGATGCAAAAAATAAATTAAATAGATCTTTTTCTAAATATTTAGTATTTACAACTAGACCTGATACAATTTATGGAATTTCATATTCAGCACTTGCACCAGAACATCCAATTGTTAAGTATATTTTAGAACATAAGTTGTTACCTGAGAAAAAACTTCAAGCAATTAAAGATATGCAAAAAGTAAGTGAAAGAGATAGAGCAACACAAAATAAAGCTGGAGTATCATTAGAAATTGATGTAATGCATCCTTTAACTGGTGAAACAATTCCTGTATGGGTTGCAAACTTTGTTTTAGCTTCTTATGGTGGAGGTGCAGTAATGGCTGTTCCTGCTCATGATCAAAGAGACTTTGAATTTGCAAAACAATATGATTTACCAATAAAACAAGTAATTGTAGGAAGTGATGGTTTAATCGAAAATCAAACAGAAGCTTATGTCTTTGAAGGTGAATTAATTAATTCTGAAAGTTTTACAGGATTAAAAAATACAAAAGCTAAAAAAGCTATAACTTACCATTTTGAGCAAAATTCATTAGGTATAAAAAAAGTTAATTTCAAATTAAGAGATTGGGGAATTTCAAGACAAAGATATTGGGGAGCTCCTATTCCATTTGTTCATTGTGATTCTTGTGGATTAGTTCCTGAAAAAAGTGAGAACTTACCAATTGCATTACCTGAAGATGTAGAAATTACAGGTGAGGGTAATCCTTTAGATACTCATCCTACATGGAAATATACATCTTGTCCTAAATGTGGAAAAGATGCTACAAGAGAAACTGATACTTTAGATACCTTTGTACAATCATCATGGTATTTCTTAAGATATGCAACAAATCCTAAAAAATGGAATGAAGAAGGTATTTCAAAAGAAGATAGTGATTACTGGATGGATGTAGATCAATATATTGGTGGAATTGAACATGCAATTTTACACCTTTTATATGCAAGATTCTTTACAAAAGCACTTAATTCTTTAGGATATACAAACTCAAAAGAACCCTTTAAAAAACTTCTTACACAAGGTATGGTTTTAAAAGATGGTGCTAAGATGTCAAAATCTAAAGGAAATGTAGTTGATCCTGATTTAATTGTTAAAAACTATGGTGCTGATACTGCAAGATTATTTATGATGTTCGCTGCACCTCCAACTAAAGAATTAGAGTGGAATGATTCAGCAGTTGAAGGAGCATTTAGATTTATTAAAAAGTTCTTTGAACGTGCTTCAAATGTTACTCAAGTTGGAGTAGATGGTTTTAAAAATATTAATCATAATGATTTAAGTAAAGATGAAAAAAATGCTAGAAAAAAAGTATATGAAGCTTTACAAAAATCTAATGAAGTATTTAATAAAACATACACATTTAATACTTTAATAGCTTCATCAATGGAAGCTTTAAATGCCTTATCATCACAAAAAAATGAGCTTGTTTGGACAGAAGGGTATTATATATTATCTAATATTTTAGAGCCTATTATTCCTCATGCTTGTTGGGAAATATCTAATTCATTATTTAAAAAAGAGAATTTCAATAATACTTTAGAAGTAAAAGAAGAAGTTTTCCAAATGGATTCAATAAATTTAGCTGTTACTATTAATGGTAAGAAAAGATGTGAAATTGAAGTTGAACCAAATGCCTCAAAAGAAGATATTTTAGCTCTTGCAAAAGAAAATTCACAAAAATGGATTGAAGGTAAAGAAATTATAAAAGAAATCGTAGTACCTAATAAATTAGTAAACTTAGTAATCAAAGGATAA
- the lptE gene encoding LPS assembly lipoprotein LptE, whose protein sequence is MKSINNIKKVLFVLLTLSLCFFTLNGCGYKPTVSYAKKELAGKVFVNLFVNIKDPRNSVLIKDSMNQLLVQKLGAKLVYDEAQADTVMNLKINSVDMSVLQYDSEGYNQLYRASVNILVSYTKKEKNIPTTFTVSGENDFSVGDDDDDTITDTIRFEAIKEASDDALDEVLSKIAVASFRK, encoded by the coding sequence ATGAAAAGTATAAATAATATTAAAAAAGTGCTATTTGTACTTTTAACTTTAAGCCTTTGTTTTTTTACTCTTAATGGCTGCGGATATAAGCCTACAGTTTCTTATGCGAAAAAAGAATTAGCAGGAAAAGTATTTGTGAATTTATTTGTTAATATAAAAGACCCAAGAAATTCTGTTTTAATAAAAGATTCAATGAACCAATTATTAGTACAAAAATTAGGGGCTAAATTAGTTTATGATGAAGCACAAGCTGATACTGTTATGAACTTAAAAATAAATTCAGTTGATATGTCTGTTTTACAATATGATAGTGAAGGATATAATCAACTTTACAGAGCTAGTGTAAATATTTTAGTAAGTTATACTAAAAAAGAGAAAAATATCCCAACAACATTTACTGTTAGTGGAGAAAATGATTTCTCAGTTGGTGATGACGACGATGATACTATTACTGATACAATTAGATTTGAAGCGATTAAAGAAGCTTCAGATGATGCTTTAGATGAAGTATTATCAAAAATTGCAGTAGCTTCATTTAGAAAATAA
- a CDS encoding Mur ligase family protein: protein MNLDLKKASLSQFLEFKTLYYDKIDFTTVKSSWEMLSKKINLPFVIHLVGTNGKGSTGRFLAHYLNKSNYKVLHYSSPHIIKLNERIWINGSDVNDFDLEEAHQFLQELYPLDLLEKLTYFEYLTLLSFYLSKNCDYLVLEAGLGGEFDATNVVKNDLSLITTIDLDHQSFLGNTVEEIAETKMRSVDKKMLIGYQLHDSVKQSAQKVKEQILKERNINIEIDYVENFEKYSLDKKFATYLKRNLHLVIKCLEELKIPLNLDFFDDVELFGRCQKIRKNITIDVGHNPLAAKVLKEEFKDKKITLIYNSYADKDYEEVLRILKPIINKIIIIELDDKRIVPKNNLLKIIDKLNIINEEIIEINDNEEYLVFGSFLVVEKFLYLIGINEK from the coding sequence ATGAATCTTGATTTAAAAAAAGCTTCATTATCACAATTTTTAGAGTTTAAAACTCTTTATTATGACAAGATTGATTTTACAACAGTAAAATCTTCTTGGGAAATGCTATCTAAAAAAATTAATCTACCTTTTGTAATTCATCTTGTTGGAACAAATGGAAAAGGAAGTACAGGAAGGTTTTTAGCTCACTATTTGAATAAAAGTAATTACAAGGTTTTACATTATAGCTCTCCACATATTATTAAATTAAATGAACGAATTTGGATTAATGGTAGCGATGTAAATGATTTTGATTTAGAAGAAGCACATCAATTTTTACAAGAGTTATATCCTTTAGATTTATTAGAAAAACTTACTTATTTTGAGTATCTTACACTTTTATCGTTTTATTTATCAAAAAATTGTGATTATCTTGTACTTGAAGCTGGTTTAGGTGGTGAGTTTGATGCTACAAATGTAGTTAAAAATGATTTATCTTTAATAACTACAATTGATTTAGACCATCAAAGCTTTTTAGGAAATACTGTAGAAGAAATAGCTGAAACTAAAATGCGTTCAGTTGATAAAAAAATGCTAATTGGGTACCAACTTCATGATAGTGTAAAACAAAGTGCACAAAAAGTAAAAGAACAAATATTAAAAGAAAGAAATATAAATATTGAAATCGACTATGTAGAAAACTTTGAAAAATATTCTTTAGATAAAAAGTTTGCAACTTATTTAAAACGTAATTTACATCTAGTAATCAAATGTTTAGAAGAGCTAAAGATTCCTCTTAATTTAGATTTTTTTGATGATGTTGAACTTTTTGGAAGATGTCAGAAAATTAGAAAAAATATAACTATTGATGTAGGGCATAATCCTCTTGCTGCAAAAGTTTTAAAAGAAGAATTTAAAGATAAAAAAATTACATTGATATATAATTCATATGCAGATAAAGATTATGAAGAAGTTTTAAGAATATTAAAACCAATAATAAATAAAATAATTATAATTGAACTTGATGATAAAAGGATTGTTCCTAAAAATAATTTATTAAAAATTATAGATAAATTGAATATAATAAATGAAGAAATAATTGAAATTAATGATAATGAAGAGTATTTAGTCTTTGGTTCATTTTTAGTTGTTGAAAAATTCTTATATTTGATTGGGATAAATGAAAAATAG
- a CDS encoding M23 family metallopeptidase — MKNRLIITVSDIKGTKSYNIHQLLKKVLVSVILIVLLVLACSFWFISYLDNEVTSVKKNKEIEFKILNEKEEKLLAQNKLYSIQIKSKINDIDELNQKLDEIHTIIGVGKNATKDEISKKTLSAINLKKKKYTLRVIPNGKPLDKIKVSSNFGYRINPITKRKQFHRGIDLAAPRKTPIRATADGIVEHVQSKNVGDYGRVIKVSHNYGFKTTFAHMHKTYVKVGEIVKKGQIIGLVGSSGRSSGPHLHYEIRYASTLLSPKNFINWNLNTYESIFKKERKVEWESLINLIKDQHPMELL; from the coding sequence ATGAAAAATAGATTAATAATTACTGTTTCAGATATAAAAGGAACAAAGTCTTATAATATACATCAGCTATTGAAAAAAGTTCTGGTTTCTGTAATATTAATTGTTTTATTAGTATTAGCTTGTAGTTTTTGGTTTATATCGTATTTAGATAATGAAGTCACAAGTGTTAAAAAAAATAAAGAAATAGAATTTAAAATATTAAATGAAAAAGAAGAAAAACTTCTTGCTCAAAATAAACTTTATTCAATACAAATAAAAAGTAAAATTAATGATATTGATGAATTAAATCAAAAACTTGATGAAATTCACACAATTATTGGAGTTGGCAAAAATGCAACTAAAGATGAAATTAGTAAAAAAACTTTGTCTGCAATTAATCTTAAAAAGAAAAAATATACTTTAAGAGTAATTCCAAATGGTAAACCACTTGATAAAATTAAGGTTTCTTCAAACTTTGGTTATAGAATAAATCCAATAACAAAAAGAAAACAATTTCATCGCGGTATTGATTTAGCAGCTCCTAGAAAAACGCCAATCCGTGCTACTGCTGATGGAATAGTAGAACATGTGCAAAGTAAAAATGTAGGAGATTATGGTAGAGTTATAAAAGTAAGCCATAATTATGGATTTAAGACTACTTTTGCTCATATGCATAAAACTTATGTTAAAGTTGGTGAAATAGTAAAGAAAGGCCAAATTATAGGTCTAGTAGGTAGTTCAGGTAGGAGCTCAGGTCCACATTTACATTATGAAATTAGATATGCAAGTACATTACTTAGTCCAAAAAATTTTATAAATTGGAATCTTAATACGTATGAGAGTATTTTCAAAAAAGAAAGGAAAGTTGAATGGGAGTCTTTAATAAATCTGATAAAGGATCAACACCCAATGGAGCTACTGTAA
- a CDS encoding bactofilin family protein: MGVFNKSDKGSTPNGATVIAQGTCIIGGINTKGTVHIDGKFEGVILEADVISIGLTGEVIGDIKANNLVVNGLFDGKIDCNIVQILAEGKVIGDMQYNELIIESNGKFEGRGIRKNSDLKSRYNEVEQKINNIIVSPSAIAHDKS; this comes from the coding sequence ATGGGAGTCTTTAATAAATCTGATAAAGGATCAACACCCAATGGAGCTACTGTAATAGCTCAAGGAACATGTATTATTGGTGGTATTAATACAAAAGGTACAGTTCATATTGATGGAAAGTTTGAAGGTGTTATTTTAGAAGCTGATGTAATTTCAATAGGTCTTACAGGTGAAGTTATTGGAGATATAAAAGCAAATAATTTAGTAGTAAATGGTCTGTTTGATGGAAAAATTGATTGCAATATTGTTCAAATTTTAGCAGAAGGAAAAGTAATTGGTGATATGCAATATAATGAACTAATTATAGAATCTAATGGAAAGTTTGAAGGAAGAGGAATTAGAAAGAATTCTGATTTAAAAAGTCGATACAATGAAGTTGAGCAAAAGATTAATAATATTATTGTTTCACCTTCTGCAATAGCTCATGACAAGTCTTGA
- a CDS encoding DEAD/DEAH box helicase, translated as MTSLEKKLEDLYLQKENIDVQIKELEDKIKSEKTKKSSKTTFSKLEKIDIFKSLFIARFDIYAKKWISKDGNKQGFYPVTQTFQGEDFIPITNKEIEAHLRGLLHLATYCIDSNNLSKFIAFEILDEDKFKLQIALNSLNIRAYYELNTYNSLVAWIFLEEAIDSKIVYNFASYILKKANINAKTYPNQEFSNKSNLGNCIEIPLHLKNREKNKTIFIDANTNKIYEDQWVVLNNVQKVSKQIIYNNTQTSSSLNEEKDFGNIDFPLDCIDMVSYDYLYIPTAKLSKSLINKLKSFASFENPQIKVLLALRKPLYNTPRLIQSFEEDNTHLMLPRGLQSKVCDFFTSNAVSFNVENKRYFNSCETKKVQFTLRPEQNDAINQILKNDFCICVAPPGFGKTLLGAKMFEKRACSTLIVVNKNMLLNQWIERFVDYFGYDKKDIGYLGKSQNKLNGIIDVATMQSLKNNPDYIHNYSFVIVDECHHIPALTFEQIIKKFRGKYILGLSATPNRKDGLQPILYQQLGNVAYEYKKKRTHTNKLEVVRTDFICQADNYASIINELCIDENRNNLIIDAIKNNINRKILLLTDRIEHINILEHLLMCENIDYVSIHGSQNKKEQVKNMNLVKQKSLILATTSYFGEGIDFPHLNTILFATPISYYGRLVQYLGRIGRGNQECLAIDFLDSNNAMLNSAFKKRAEGYKQMHYK; from the coding sequence ATGACAAGTCTTGAAAAAAAACTAGAAGATCTTTATTTACAAAAAGAAAATATTGACGTACAGATTAAAGAACTTGAAGATAAAATAAAAAGTGAAAAAACTAAAAAATCATCAAAAACTACATTTTCAAAACTTGAAAAAATAGATATATTTAAATCACTATTTATTGCACGTTTTGATATTTATGCAAAAAAATGGATTTCTAAGGATGGAAATAAACAAGGGTTTTATCCTGTTACACAAACCTTTCAAGGTGAAGATTTTATACCTATTACAAATAAAGAAATAGAAGCACATTTAAGAGGTTTACTACATCTTGCAACTTATTGTATTGATTCAAATAATTTATCAAAATTTATTGCTTTTGAAATTTTAGATGAAGATAAATTTAAACTTCAAATTGCTTTGAACTCTCTAAATATTAGAGCTTATTATGAATTAAATACTTATAATTCTTTAGTAGCATGGATATTTTTAGAAGAAGCAATAGATAGTAAAATTGTTTATAATTTTGCTTCATATATTTTAAAAAAAGCAAATATAAATGCAAAAACATACCCAAATCAAGAATTCTCAAATAAATCAAATTTAGGTAATTGCATTGAAATTCCTTTGCATTTAAAAAATAGAGAAAAGAATAAAACTATTTTTATTGATGCAAACACAAATAAAATATATGAAGACCAATGGGTAGTTTTAAATAATGTTCAAAAAGTTTCAAAACAAATTATTTATAATAACACACAAACAAGTTCAAGTTTAAATGAAGAAAAAGATTTTGGGAATATTGATTTTCCACTTGATTGTATAGATATGGTTTCATATGATTATTTATATATTCCAACTGCAAAGTTGTCAAAAAGTTTAATTAATAAATTGAAATCTTTTGCATCTTTTGAAAATCCTCAAATAAAAGTATTATTGGCTTTACGAAAGCCTTTGTACAATACTCCACGACTTATACAAAGCTTTGAAGAAGATAACACTCACTTAATGCTTCCAAGAGGTTTACAATCGAAAGTTTGTGATTTTTTTACTTCAAATGCAGTGTCTTTTAATGTTGAAAATAAAAGATATTTTAACTCATGTGAAACTAAAAAAGTGCAATTTACTTTAAGACCAGAACAAAATGATGCTATAAACCAGATTTTGAAAAATGATTTTTGTATTTGTGTTGCACCTCCAGGTTTTGGTAAAACTTTACTTGGTGCGAAAATGTTTGAAAAAAGAGCTTGTTCAACTTTAATAGTAGTTAATAAAAATATGCTCTTAAATCAATGGATAGAAAGATTTGTTGATTATTTTGGATATGACAAAAAAGATATAGGATACCTTGGAAAAAGCCAAAATAAATTAAATGGAATTATTGATGTTGCAACAATGCAAAGTTTAAAAAATAATCCAGATTATATACATAATTATTCTTTTGTAATTGTTGATGAATGTCATCATATACCAGCTCTTACTTTTGAGCAAATAATCAAAAAATTTAGAGGGAAATATATTTTAGGTTTAAGTGCAACTCCTAATAGAAAAGATGGGTTACAGCCAATTTTATATCAACAATTAGGAAATGTTGCCTATGAATATAAAAAGAAAAGAACACATACAAATAAACTTGAAGTTGTAAGAACAGATTTTATTTGTCAAGCTGATAATTATGCAAGTATAATAAATGAACTTTGTATTGATGAAAATAGAAATAATTTAATAATTGATGCAATAAAGAACAATATTAATAGAAAAATTTTACTTTTAACTGATAGAATAGAGCATATAAATATTCTAGAGCATTTATTGATGTGTGAGAATATTGATTATGTAAGTATACATGGAAGTCAAAATAAAAAAGAACAAGTTAAAAATATGAATTTAGTAAAACAAAAATCTTTGATTCTTGCTACTACTTCTTATTTTGGTGAAGGAATTGATTTCCCTCATTTAAATACTATTCTTTTTGCAACGCCAATTTCATATTATGGAAGGTTAGTTCAATATCTAGGACGAATAGGAAGAGGAAATCAAGAGTGTTTAGCTATTGATTTTTTAGATTCAAATAATGCAATGCTTAATTCAGCTTTCAAAAAAAGAGCTGAAGGTTATAAGCAAATGCATTACAAATAA
- a CDS encoding cation:proton antiporter codes for MLGIIVATIFIALVINLILKKFQLPTIIGYIITGTIIAYSFNLHDAVNNHDLKEIAEFGVVFLMFTIGLEFSIEHLKKMKKEVFFTGSLQIILTTIFVFLVSHYAIGLDVKSSMVIGAALSLSSTAIVLKTFNETKEIKKPYGKRVLGILIMQDIAVIPILLMISFFTMGEESSVAYMIFETLIAAVVLLGLLFLSGKYLLEPFLTHVSKTKSDELFVASVLLLAIGSSYLAYYFGFSYSLGAFIAGMMIAETKFKHQVEADLIPFRNILLGVFFITVGMQINFTVISDYILIILVLLPVLMGLKYLIIYSLVRLDDTRRVAFKTAFSLIQIGEFSLAILELGRSQGLVDPTYSQILIVTIVISMILTPIILKNLSKAAGLLISEDPLVVNTTYNIDKDTENHVVVLGYGRYGQAIVEELKSLGQKYIIIEHNVQFFQLGQDRKEPIVFGNAAQRHILTSVNVTSSSAVIVAVNNPEALHLICEAVDSLTHNTKTIVTVTTESEKETLESLHLQHIVVETKHLSKAVVDEVMYCRLD; via the coding sequence ATGTTAGGAATAATTGTTGCGACAATATTTATTGCATTAGTAATAAATTTAATTTTAAAAAAATTTCAATTACCCACTATTATAGGTTATATTATCACAGGGACTATCATTGCTTACTCTTTTAATTTACACGATGCTGTAAATAATCATGATTTAAAAGAAATAGCAGAGTTTGGGGTAGTATTTTTAATGTTTACAATTGGATTAGAATTCTCAATTGAACATTTAAAAAAGATGAAAAAAGAGGTTTTCTTCACAGGTTCTTTGCAGATTATTCTTACAACAATTTTTGTTTTTTTAGTGTCTCATTACGCAATTGGTTTAGATGTTAAATCTTCAATGGTAATAGGTGCTGCACTTTCTTTATCTTCAACTGCAATTGTTTTAAAAACCTTTAATGAAACAAAAGAGATTAAAAAACCTTATGGAAAAAGAGTTCTTGGTATTTTAATTATGCAAGACATTGCTGTAATTCCTATTTTATTAATGATATCATTTTTCACAATGGGTGAAGAAAGTAGTGTTGCATATATGATTTTTGAAACACTTATTGCTGCTGTTGTATTATTAGGCTTATTGTTTTTATCAGGTAAATATTTGCTTGAGCCTTTTTTAACACATGTATCAAAAACAAAGTCTGATGAATTATTCGTGGCTTCTGTTTTACTTCTAGCAATTGGATCATCATACTTAGCTTACTATTTCGGTTTTTCATACTCACTTGGTGCATTTATCGCAGGTATGATGATTGCAGAAACAAAATTTAAACATCAAGTGGAAGCTGACCTTATTCCTTTTAGAAATATTTTATTAGGTGTGTTTTTTATAACAGTTGGAATGCAAATTAATTTTACAGTAATTTCAGATTATATTTTAATTATTCTTGTTTTACTTCCGGTTTTAATGGGTCTTAAATATCTAATTATTTATTCATTAGTTAGGCTTGATGATACAAGAAGAGTTGCTTTTAAAACAGCATTCTCACTAATTCAAATAGGAGAGTTTTCTTTAGCAATTTTAGAATTAGGAAGAAGCCAAGGTTTAGTTGATCCAACATATTCACAAATTTTAATTGTAACTATAGTAATTTCTATGATATTAACACCTATAATTCTAAAAAACCTATCAAAAGCAGCAGGATTATTAATAAGCGAAGATCCTTTAGTTGTAAATACTACATACAATATTGATAAAGATACAGAAAACCATGTTGTTGTTTTAGGATATGGAAGATATGGACAAGCAATTGTTGAAGAGCTTAAATCTTTAGGTCAAAAATATATTATTATTGAGCATAATGTACAGTTTTTCCAACTTGGACAAGATAGGAAAGAACCAATTGTATTTGGAAATGCAGCGCAAAGACATATTTTAACATCTGTAAATGTTACTAGTTCATCAGCTGTAATTGTTGCAGTTAATAATCCTGAAGCCTTACATTTAATTTGTGAAGCAGTTGATTCTTTAACACATAATACAAAAACAATCGTTACAGTTACAACAGAGAGTGAAAAAGAGACTTTAGAAAGTTTACATTTACAACATATTGTAGTTGAAACTAAGCATTTATCAAAAGCAGTTGTTGATGAAGTTATGTATTGTAGACTTGATTAG